Within Kutzneria chonburiensis, the genomic segment TGACCCAGGCCGGCACGCATGTCACGGCCACTCCCGCGTACTACATCAACACCGTTGCCGCGCATGGCAACACCGAGCCGTACAGCCTGTCCTTCTCCCTCAGCTCGGCCGCCGCGCCGACCAACTGCCTGCTCAACGGCGTCAACTGCGATGGGTCCGGTGGAACGACCCCGCCGCCGTCGGCGTCCTTGACCGCGCAGTACTCGCAGTCCGGGTCCACCGGAAAGTACGTGGTGGCCAACAACTCCGACACCGACCTGAAGTCGTGGTCGCTGGCCTTCGACCTCCCGAGCGGGACAACGGTCAGCAATGGCCAGAACGGCACCGTGACCCAGACCGGCACCCATGTGGTGGCCAGTCCGGCCTACTACAACACGGTGGTGAAGGCCCACAGCAGCACCGAGCCCTACAGCCTGACGTTCACCGTCACCGGTTCGGGCAGCCCACAGAAATGCCGGGTCAACGACGTGAAGTGCGACGGATCCGCCGACGCGCCACCGGGTGCGCCGACCAACCTGCACGCCACGGCCAAGACCACCAAGACCGTGCTGCTGGCCTGGAATGCCGCCACCGCAGGGGATCTGCCCGTCGCCGGCTACGACGTGTTCAACGGTTCCGCGTTGGCCGCTTCGGTGACTGGCACGTCCACGGCGATCGCCGGCCTGACGCCGAAGACTGCGTACACCTTCACAGTCAAGGCCAAGGACACGCATGGCACGTCATCGGCGGCGAGCGCGCCAGTCACCGTGACGACCAACGACCCCTCGGCCGACACGCAACCTCCTTCCGCGCCAACGAATCTGGCCGTGACCGGCAAGGATTCGGTGTCCATCTCACTGAGTTGGTCGGCCTCCACCGACAACACCGGTGTGGTGTCGTACGACGTGTTCAACGGATCCGCTGTCGCCACCACCGTCACTGGCACCTCCGCGACGGTGACCGGTCTCAGTCCGTCCACTCAGTACACATTCAGCGTGAAGGCCCGTGACGGCTACGACAACGTGTCCGCGGCCAGCAATGCCGTCACCGCAAGCACAACCGACGTGATCGGCAGCGGTTACGCCAAGGTCGGCTACTTCGTGCAGTGGGGCATCTACGGCCGCCAGTACTTCGTCAAGAACCTGGTGACCACTGGCGCGGCAGCGAAGCTGACGCATCTGCTGTATGCCTTCGAGAACATCGACCCGGTCAATCTGACGTGTCTGAGTGGCGTCACTCGCGGCACCACAGCCGATCCCGAGGACCCCAGCCAGGGCGACGGGGCCGGCGACGCCGACGCCGACTACGGCCGGCCGTTCGCCGCGGCCCAGGCCGTGAACGGCGTTGCCGACGACGGTTTCGCGCCACTGCGTGGAAACCTCAACCAGCTCAAGGAACTCAAGGCGCTCTACCCCAACCTGAAGATCCTGGTTTCCATCGGCGGCTGGACGTACTCCAAGTACTTCTCCGACGTGGCCAAGACCGACGCGTCGCGCAAGAAGTTCGTGGCCTCGTGCCTGGACACGTGGATCAAGGGCAACCTGCCCGTCACCGAGGGGGCCGGCGGGGCCGGTGTCGCGGCCGGCATCTTCGACGGCGTCGACATCGACTGGGAATGGCCGGGCGACGCCAACGGTCATCCCGGCAACCACTACAACGCCGCGGACAAGGCCAATCTGACCGCACTGCTGGCCGAGTTCCGTACCGAGCTCGACGCTCTCGGCGCTGCCAACGGCAAGCGGTACCAGCTGTCCGCGTTCACTCCCGCCGACCCGACCAAGGTCAGCGAGGGCTGGGACCTGCCGCAGACCGCTCGATCCTTGGACATGTTCAACGTGCAGGGCTACGACTTCCACGGCTCCGGCAGCGACAACTCGTGGGAGCCCAACCAGACCGGCGACCAGGCCAACCTGTACCCGGCCAGCAACGACCCGTACTCGTTCCACTTCAGCGTGGACGGCGCCGTGCAGACCTATCTGGCGGCGGGGGTCAATCCCCGGAAGATGACCGTGGGCATCCCGTTCTACGGTCGAGGTTGGCAGGGCGTCACCGATGGCGGCGCCCATGGTGAATGGCAGGCCGCACATGGGGCCGCGCCAGGACAGTTCGCCGAGGAGGCCGGAACTCGGGGCTACAGCAACCTGATCGGCGCCGTGCCCATGACCGTCTACCACAACACCCAGGCCGTCGCGACGTACGGCTATGACGGCAACCAGTGGTGGTCGTTCGACGACACCTGGTCCATCGGACAGAAGATGGCCTACATCAAGAGCAAGGGCCTGCTCGGCGCGATGATCTGGGAGATGTCCGGCGACACCGGCACCCTGATGTCCGCAGTGGACGGTGGTCTGCACTGATGTGCTGAGGTGGGGCGGCTTTCGCCGCCCCACCTTGTCAGTACTCCGACTCGTAGAGCGCGGTCAGCTCACGCAGCAGGGCGCTGGAGTCCTTGAGCTGCTGGCCGTCCAGGGTGTGGATGCGGGTCACGCAGCGGACGCTGGACACCAGGAACAGGCCTTCGGCCTCGAGCAGGTCGGCGGCCGGGATCGGCTCCACCTTGATCGACCAGCCGGCCCGCTCGGCCGCGCGGAACAGCGCCGCCTGGGTGGTGCCGGGCAGGATGCCGATCGTCGACGGCGGCGTGACCAGCGTGCGGTCGCGGACCAGGACCAGCGTCGAGGTCGGGCCTTCCAGCACCGAACCGTCGGCCGCCGTGAAGATCACGTCGTCCGCGCCCTCACGGGCCGCGTAGCGCACCGCGGCCATGTTCACCGCGTAGGACAGCGACTTCGCCCCGAGCAGCAGCCACGGGGCGCGCTGGGCCAGGCCCGGCTCGAAGCCGCGCTCCAGCGTGACCACCGCGATGCCTTCGGCCCGCTGCTTGAGCACCTTGTCGGCGATCGGCAGGCCCATCGCGAACGCCGTCGGCGTGCCGTCGCCGTACTCGTTGCCGCGGGTCAGCACCAGCTTGAGCGCCATGTCCTTGCCGCCCGACCAGTTGTTGATCACCGCGTCGACCGCCCGCTCCCAGCCGGCCCGGTCCGGCTCGGGCAGTTCCAGCATGGCCGCCGAGCGGTCCAGCCGGTCCAGGTGCGGAGCCAGCTCCCTCGGCTTGCCGTCGACCACCAGGATCGTCTCGAACACACCGTCGCCGCGGAGCAGACCGAGGTCGTCCACCCGCAGCAGCGGGGCCTCGGGGTCCGCGGTCGTTCCGTCCAGGAAGGCCAGCACGCGCATGGGCCGAGCCTACTCAGGGCTTCGCGTCCTATTCTGGGGGTGTGGAGACCGTGAGCCCCGAGGAGGCCGCGCGGCTGCGCCGCACGCTGCACGAGCGCGGGCTGCGGATGACCCCTCAGCGACAGTTGGTGCTGGACGCCGTCCGTGAGCTCGAGCACGCCACGCCCGAGCAGATCTGCCAGCGGGTGCAGCGCGTGACGCCGACCGTGAACATCACCACCGTCTACCGGACCCTTGAGCTGTTGGAGAAGCTGCGCCTGGTCCGGCACACCCATCTCGGCCATGGCGCGCCGTCCTACTCCGTCGAGGAGCACGAGCACGTGCACCTCGTCTGCCACAACTGCGGGCAGGTCGACGAGGTGCCGTGCGACCTGCTGGACGACCTGGCCAGCCGGCTCAGCCGCGGCCGTGGCTTCCAGCTCGACGCCAGCCATCTCGCTTTGTCCGGCCTGTGCCGGCAGTGTTCTTCTTCTGAGGAGTCTGTGTGACCGCCGTTGACGCCCCCGCCGGTTCTGTCGATGCCGGTGTGCCGTGGCACTACGGCGACCCCTTCGCCGAGCAGCGGTTCGCCGCTCGTTCGGCGGTCGTCGTCGACCGCTCCAACCGTGAGGTCATCGCCGTGCCCGGCGAGGACCGGCTGACGTGGTTGCACAACCTGACCAGTCAGCACGTGCTCGACCTTCGTGACGGCGAGACCACCGAGCTGTTGGTGCTCGACGTTCAGGGCCGGGTCGAGCACCATGCCGTGCTCACCGACTTCGACGGCACCGCTTGGCTTGACGTCGAGCCCGGCACCGGCAAGGCGCTGCTGGCGTACCTGTCGTCGATGAAGTTCTGGTCGAAGGTCGAGCCCCGGGACGCCACCTCCGAGATCGCCGTGCTGTCCGTCGTCGGTCCCGCGACTCCGTCGTTGGTCACCTTCGGCGGCCTCGTCCGTCCCATGCCGTGGGGCGCCGACCTGCTCGTCCCCCGGGCGTCGAAGGACGCCGAGTTCACCCGATTGGTTGACGCCGGGGCCCGGCCCGCCGGCTCGTTGGCCTTCGAGGCCCTCCGCGTCGAGCTGCTCCGCCCCCGTCTGGGCGTCGACACCGACGACCGGACCATTCCGCACGAGGCCCGGTGGATCGGCACCGCCGTGCACCTCAACAAGGGCTGCTACCGAGGTCAGGAGACCGTCTCCAAGGTCGAGAACGTCGGCCGCCCGCCCCGTCGGCTCCTGCTCCTCCACCTCGACGGTTCTCTGGACGCCCTTCCCGAGACCGGCGACCCCGTCACCCTCGACGGCAAGGTCGTCGGCCGCATCGGCTCCGCCGTCCGCCACCACGAGCTCGGCCCCATCGCCTTGGCCTTGATCAAGCGCTCGGTTCCGTTGGACGCCGCCCTGCTCGCCGGCCCTGCCGAGGAACCGGTCGCCGCCTCCATCGACCCCGACTCCGTTCCCCCGGACAACGCCGCCCTCGGCCGCGAAGCCGTCCGCAACCTGGGGCGATAGGCCGGTAGGGGGTTGTGAGGTCGGGGTCGGGCGGGCCGTGACCGCCAGGCCGAGCACACGTCCGTCTATCCACAGCCCCCGACTTATCCACATCTCGATCTTCGCCACCCCTTCGCGCCCCTCACCCCCGATAGACTGGGCCTGGGGACGCCCCCCAGGGTTGGGCTGGGGGCTGTGGCTGGGCCGGAGGCTGTGATGCCGCCACGGTCCTCACTGTTGATTTTGCGTTAAAGTTGGGGTTCGGCGGGAAATCTTCCGTCGGTAGGGGCTCGCGTGCGAGGATCGGTGCATGTCAGCGCTGACTTCGCCCGGCACCCTGATCACCGTCGCCCCGACCGGGGCCGAGCATGCCAAGGCCGATGTGCCGAATCTGCCGGTGACCCTGGACGAGCTGGTGAGCACGGCCAAGGACTGCGAGCGGGTGGGCGCGTCGATGATCCACGTGCACATCCGGGGCACGGACACGAAGCCGACGCTGGACCTGGGGCTGCTCAAGGCGACGGTGTCGGCGCTGCGGGCGGAGACGGACCTGGTGGTGCAGCTGTCCACCGGGGGCGCGGTGACGGACCCGGAGGAGAACCGGCTGCGGGTGCTCGAAGCGGGCCCGGACTCGGCCTCCTGCACGATGGGCACCGTCAACTTCGGCGACGACGTGTTCATGAACCGCTGGGAGTTCATCGTCGAACTGCACAAGCGGATGCGGGACCGGGGCATCGTGCCGGAGTACGAGATCTTCGACCTCGGCCAGTTGACGAGTCTGAAAAGGCTGCTGGACCAGCATGGGCTGCCGGCCGGTGGGCACGTGCACGTGGACCTGGTGATGGGGGTTCCGGGAGGCATGCCGGGCGACACCGAGACGCTGGCGGCGGCGCTGCGGGCGATCCCGGACGGGGCGACGTTCTCGGCGACGGGGATCGGCCGCTCCTCCATACCGGTGATGTTCGCGGCGCTCTCGGCGGGCGGGCATCTGCGTGTGGGGATGGAGGACACGGTGTCCTACGCCCGGGGCGAACGGGTCCGCGACAACGCTCAGCTGGTGGCCAGGGCCAGTGGCCTCGCCCGGATAGCCCAGCGCCCGCCGATGGCCGCGGACGAGGTCCGCAAGCTGCTCGGAGTGCAACGGTCCGGTTGAAACCGACTCCTAGGTGTTGGCGGGTGACGCCCACGTGCTTCAGGATGGCGGTGTGATCGAGGTCCGTCCTGGCGGGCGGCGGCGCATCGACCGGGTGCTCGCGCCGGACTACACGGCCGGTGTCGAGCAGCGTCCGCTCGATGAGGTCCGCGCGCTGCGCGATGAGACGGCGCAGGAGGAGACCGACCTGTCCTACCTGCGTCGGCTGCTGCACGCCCGAATCGACATCGTGAAGGCGGAGCAGCAGCGCAGAGTCGAGGGCAGCGGCGCGTCCGTGGTGGACCGGCTGGTGTCGATCCTGTCCGAGAACGCGGTCGGCCCGGCCACGGGTCTCGGCCGCTACCAGACGATGGAGCCGTCTCGCGCCGAGGCGCACCGCCGGCACGTCGAGGCCCTGGTGTCGGACGTGGACCTGTCGGACGTGGCGTCCCTGTCGGACGAGAAGCTGGACCAGGCCCGCCAGGCCTTCGTGGCCGAGGAGGCCTCGGTGTCGGCCCGCCGCCGCGAGGTGCAGACGGTGATGGACCGGCTCAACGCCGAGATCGCCGGCCGCTACCAGCGCGGCAGCGCCTCGGTCGACGAGCTCCTGGCCAACGAGCGAACCCCCGCGACGCGGAGTAAACGCGGCATGAAAGCGCCGTTCCTAAACTCCGAGTTTCGGAACGGTCCGTTCCAAACTTGACTTGGGGTCAGCCGAGGCGTTCCTTGCCGGCTAGTTCGCCCCAGAAGTCGCGGAGCTGCTCGTAGCGGGAGGCGACCTCGTCGGAGTCGCCGGACTCCATGGCGTCGACGATGGCGTGCACGTCCTGAGCCGAGGTGTCCTCGAGCAGCGTCTCGTCGTCCAGCAGCTGCACCAGCCCGCCGTAGTCGAGCTCGACGGCGGAGTGCGGGTGGAAGTGCTCCAGCCACCGTCCGGTGTCCTTGAGCACCCGGGCCGGGCCGTTGTCGCCGAGCGACTCGCGGACCACGGAGTGCGCACGGGCCACCCGTCGACGGGCGTCGGCCATGGCGATCCGCCACGCGACCTGCCGTTCGCCGTCCTCGCGCGGGGCGAGGATGACGTGCCGGCTGTCCGGGTCGACGAGGGAGAACCACGGCAGCGGCACGGTCCACGTGGTGGAGACCACATGCACGGCCCCGCCGTGCAGCTCGGCCATGACCGCGCCGGCCCGGGTACGGGCGATGTCGGCCGGGATGGTCAGGGCAGCCGCCTTCAACACGCCCGAAGAGGTGCTCAGGAAGCCCACCAGGGCCGCGGCGGAGCGGGGGCGCAGGTCCAGCGGGCAGACCAGCGGTCCGGGGCCCACGGTGGCGCTGTCACTGGTCGGCACCTCGGCCGGGTCGAGCACCAGCACGTCGAGCGGGGCGTTGGGGGCCGGACGCCCGTCGGACAGCTCGCCCGGCAGCAGCCGCGGCGGCGTGGCCAGCTGTGATCGGAGCCACAGCTCACGCTCCCGGTCGCCGACCTCCGCCCTGCTCAGCGGCCCGTCGGCGACGGCCTGGCGCAACCGGTCGGCCAACTCAGCGTCGAAGGCCGACAACGGTTCGTACACTCGGAGGTAAGCGGAGAACGGGCGGGGCACACCGGAATCGTGCCACGATCGACGCCCCGACCGGGCGTCGGTGAGGTGTCGCGCGGTCCACAGGCAAGCCGCGTCGCATCGAACCCCATCGACACGGTACGGTAGTTACCAGGAACCAGTTGTCGTGACGAGTGGGGCCGCCGATTCCCCCGGCCGCCCCCGTCCCTGTGCGAGGGGGTCGAGCCATGGGGCGCGGCCGAGCGAAGGCCAAGCAAACGAAGGTGGCCCGAGAGCTCAAGTACAGCTCCCACAACACGGACTTCGACGCGCTGCAGCGTGAGCTGTCGGGCGGCGAGCAGTCCGCGGTGGGTCCGCCGGACGATGAGCAGACGGACGACCCGTACGACGACGATTACGACGACTACCGTCGTTGACGCGTCTGCGACATGGCGAGGGTTGGGCTGCCGGGTGACCGGCCGCCCAGCCCTCCGTTTTGCCTACCCCCAGACCCGCCGGTCCACCGCGACCCGGGTCCCCCGGGCATAGGCACCACCAGGTCGACATGTGAGAAGCCTCCCCGTGGCGTGCCACGGGGAGGCTTCTCGCTGTCGATCCTAGGGTTGGCGCAGGTAGCGGACCTGGTGGGACTTGGCCTCGTCGAGCTCGGCCCGGGCCGCCAGCACCTCGGGGCGGTGGGCCGCCTCGGGCACGCCGACCTCCCACCACGCGCCGGCCTCGGTCCAGGAGGAGGGATGGGTCCGCACGGTCACGACGGCGACCTTGCCCTGAGCGGCGGCCTCCCGCGCCGCGGCGTACCGGGCGGGGAAGGAGCCGGCGTCGGCGGGGAAGACGGCGCAGCCGAGGGCCTGGGCGTGGGCGGCGAAGTCGACGCGAGGGGGCTCGGCCAGTGAGGTCCGGCAGTCGGCGTACATGTTGTTGTAGCCGGCGGCCCCCTGGCCGGTCTGGAGCCGGTGGATGACGGCGTAGCCGTCGTTGTCGCAGACGACGGCGACGAAGCCGTGGCCGGCGAAGGCGGCGCTGAAGAGCTCGGAGTTGAGCATCAGGTAAGACCCATCACCGAGCAAGGTTGTTACAACGCCGGAAGGCCGGGCCATGGCCGCGCCCCACGCGCCGGCGATCTCGTAGCCCATGCACGAGAAGCCGTACTCGACGTCCATGGTGGCCGGCCCGGAAGCGCGCCAGCCGCCGATGAGCTCGCCGGGCAGGCCGCCGGAGGCGGTCATCACGTAGTCGGCAGGCCCGGACTGATCGTTGACCATGCCGACGACCTGGGCATACGTGAGCGTGTCCGAGGGGGCCCGCAGCTTGTCGATGTGGGCGTCCCACGAAGCCCGGGCGGTCTGGGCCCGCGCGGTCCACTCGGCCGGCGCCTGCCAGTCGTCGAGCCAGGTCTGGAACTCGACCAGCCCGGTGCGGGCGTCGGCGACGACGGCCTGGCCGCCGTGCTTGACGGCGTCGAAGCGGGCCGCGTTCACGCTGACGAGCCGGACGTCCGGGGAGAACACCGTCCACGACGCCGTGGTGAAGTCCTGCAGCCGGGTGCCGACGGCGATGACCAGGTCGGCTTCGGCGGCGAGCTCGTTGCCGGAGCTGGAGCCGGTGACGCCGAGCGGGCCGGCGTGCAGGGGGTGGTCGTGGGCGATCAGGGTGCGGCCGGCTGTGGTCTCGGTGACCGGGATCCCGTACTTCTCGGCGAAGCCGATAGCGTGGTCGACGGCCCCGGAGTAGCGGACGCCGCCACCGAGCACCAGCAGCGGACGGGATGACTCCTTGATCAACGTGGCGGCGTCCCGGGCCGCCCGGAGGTCGGGCCGCGGCCGCAGCACGCGATGCACGACCGGCTCGAACAGCGCCTCAGGGAAGTCGTAGACCTCGGCCTGCACGTCCTGCGGCAGCGCCAGCGTCACCGGACCGCAGTCAGCCGGGTCGGTAAGGACCCGCGCGACCTGCGGCAACGCCGCCAGCAGCTGCTCGGGACGGGTGATGCGATCGAAGTACCGGCTGACTGCCCGGAAGGCGTCGTTGACGCTGGCGGTGCCGTCATGGAAGGGCTCGATCTGCTGCAACACGGGGTCGGGCGCGCGGCTGGTGAAGGTGTCGCCGGGCAGCAGGAGCAGCGGCAGGCGGTTGGCGTGCGCGACACCGGCCGCGGTGACCAGGTTGAGCGCGCCGGGACCGATGGACGTGGTGGCCACGCCGACCTGGCGGCGGTCGGTGGCCTTGGCGTAGCCGACGGCGGCCAGGGCCATGCCCTGCTCGTTGTGCCCACGCCATACCGGCAGCTCGTCGCGGTGCTCCTCGAGCGCGGTGCCGAGGCCGAGCACGTTGCCGTGCCC encodes:
- a CDS encoding Fur family transcriptional regulator — its product is METVSPEEAARLRRTLHERGLRMTPQRQLVLDAVRELEHATPEQICQRVQRVTPTVNITTVYRTLELLEKLRLVRHTHLGHGAPSYSVEEHEHVHLVCHNCGQVDEVPCDLLDDLASRLSRGRGFQLDASHLALSGLCRQCSSSEESV
- a CDS encoding aminodeoxychorismate lyase, with amino-acid sequence MRVLAFLDGTTADPEAPLLRVDDLGLLRGDGVFETILVVDGKPRELAPHLDRLDRSAAMLELPEPDRAGWERAVDAVINNWSGGKDMALKLVLTRGNEYGDGTPTAFAMGLPIADKVLKQRAEGIAVVTLERGFEPGLAQRAPWLLLGAKSLSYAVNMAAVRYAAREGADDVIFTAADGSVLEGPTSTLVLVRDRTLVTPPSTIGILPGTTQAALFRAAERAGWSIKVEPIPAADLLEAEGLFLVSSVRCVTRIHTLDGQQLKDSSALLRELTALYESEY
- a CDS encoding aerial mycelium formation protein, which produces MIEVRPGGRRRIDRVLAPDYTAGVEQRPLDEVRALRDETAQEETDLSYLRRLLHARIDIVKAEQQRRVEGSGASVVDRLVSILSENAVGPATGLGRYQTMEPSRAEAHRRHVEALVSDVDLSDVASLSDEKLDQARQAFVAEEASVSARRREVQTVMDRLNAEIAGRYQRGSASVDELLANERTPATRSKRGMKAPFLNSEFRNGPFQT
- a CDS encoding 3-keto-5-aminohexanoate cleavage protein — translated: MSALTSPGTLITVAPTGAEHAKADVPNLPVTLDELVSTAKDCERVGASMIHVHIRGTDTKPTLDLGLLKATVSALRAETDLVVQLSTGGAVTDPEENRLRVLEAGPDSASCTMGTVNFGDDVFMNRWEFIVELHKRMRDRGIVPEYEIFDLGQLTSLKRLLDQHGLPAGGHVHVDLVMGVPGGMPGDTETLAAALRAIPDGATFSATGIGRSSIPVMFAALSAGGHLRVGMEDTVSYARGERVRDNAQLVARASGLARIAQRPPMAADEVRKLLGVQRSG
- a CDS encoding YgfZ/GcvT domain-containing protein, with protein sequence MTAVDAPAGSVDAGVPWHYGDPFAEQRFAARSAVVVDRSNREVIAVPGEDRLTWLHNLTSQHVLDLRDGETTELLVLDVQGRVEHHAVLTDFDGTAWLDVEPGTGKALLAYLSSMKFWSKVEPRDATSEIAVLSVVGPATPSLVTFGGLVRPMPWGADLLVPRASKDAEFTRLVDAGARPAGSLAFEALRVELLRPRLGVDTDDRTIPHEARWIGTAVHLNKGCYRGQETVSKVENVGRPPRRLLLLHLDGSLDALPETGDPVTLDGKVVGRIGSAVRHHELGPIALALIKRSVPLDAALLAGPAEEPVAASIDPDSVPPDNAALGREAVRNLGR
- a CDS encoding glycosyl hydrolase family 18 protein, which translates into the protein MRKLALLSATLLTLGAAVALAPQAAATTGLTATFTASAGGGKYVVANSTAAAITGWSIAFDLPAGVTASNPQNGTLTQAGTHVTATPAYYINTVAAHGNTEPYSLSFSLSSAAAPTNCLLNGVNCDGSGGTTPPPSASLTAQYSQSGSTGKYVVANNSDTDLKSWSLAFDLPSGTTVSNGQNGTVTQTGTHVVASPAYYNTVVKAHSSTEPYSLTFTVTGSGSPQKCRVNDVKCDGSADAPPGAPTNLHATAKTTKTVLLAWNAATAGDLPVAGYDVFNGSALAASVTGTSTAIAGLTPKTAYTFTVKAKDTHGTSSAASAPVTVTTNDPSADTQPPSAPTNLAVTGKDSVSISLSWSASTDNTGVVSYDVFNGSAVATTVTGTSATVTGLSPSTQYTFSVKARDGYDNVSAASNAVTASTTDVIGSGYAKVGYFVQWGIYGRQYFVKNLVTTGAAAKLTHLLYAFENIDPVNLTCLSGVTRGTTADPEDPSQGDGAGDADADYGRPFAAAQAVNGVADDGFAPLRGNLNQLKELKALYPNLKILVSIGGWTYSKYFSDVAKTDASRKKFVASCLDTWIKGNLPVTEGAGGAGVAAGIFDGVDIDWEWPGDANGHPGNHYNAADKANLTALLAEFRTELDALGAANGKRYQLSAFTPADPTKVSEGWDLPQTARSLDMFNVQGYDFHGSGSDNSWEPNQTGDQANLYPASNDPYSFHFSVDGAVQTYLAAGVNPRKMTVGIPFYGRGWQGVTDGGAHGEWQAAHGAAPGQFAEEAGTRGYSNLIGAVPMTVYHNTQAVATYGYDGNQWWSFDDTWSIGQKMAYIKSKGLLGAMIWEMSGDTGTLMSAVDGGLH
- a CDS encoding DUF3073 domain-containing protein, which produces MGRGRAKAKQTKVARELKYSSHNTDFDALQRELSGGEQSAVGPPDDEQTDDPYDDDYDDYRR
- the iolD gene encoding 3D-(3,5/4)-trihydroxycyclohexane-1,2-dione acylhydrolase (decyclizing), producing MRLTTAQALVRWMIAQRTELHDLTEAPLFPGVFAIFGHGNVLGLGTALEEHRDELPVWRGHNEQGMALAAVGYAKATDRRQVGVATTSIGPGALNLVTAAGVAHANRLPLLLLPGDTFTSRAPDPVLQQIEPFHDGTASVNDAFRAVSRYFDRITRPEQLLAALPQVARVLTDPADCGPVTLALPQDVQAEVYDFPEALFEPVVHRVLRPRPDLRAARDAATLIKESSRPLLVLGGGVRYSGAVDHAIGFAEKYGIPVTETTAGRTLIAHDHPLHAGPLGVTGSSSGNELAAEADLVIAVGTRLQDFTTASWTVFSPDVRLVSVNAARFDAVKHGGQAVVADARTGLVEFQTWLDDWQAPAEWTARAQTARASWDAHIDKLRAPSDTLTYAQVVGMVNDQSGPADYVMTASGGLPGELIGGWRASGPATMDVEYGFSCMGYEIAGAWGAAMARPSGVVTTLLGDGSYLMLNSELFSAAFAGHGFVAVVCDNDGYAVIHRLQTGQGAAGYNNMYADCRTSLAEPPRVDFAAHAQALGCAVFPADAGSFPARYAAAREAAAQGKVAVVTVRTHPSSWTEAGAWWEVGVPEAAHRPEVLAARAELDEAKSHQVRYLRQP